One window of Papilio machaon chromosome 18, ilPapMach1.1, whole genome shotgun sequence genomic DNA carries:
- the LOC106721783 gene encoding venom protease produces the protein MLYILLLYLAVLGTDGKDLQSYLTDASWEDVIAAGGLHIGHGRTKRFVELNTTQPNIAYQPCFLPNGKRGRCRHVQHCMLQEFKTDFMKYMDYLCVIKRSSLGACCPEDFSTGPEALAGDLPATASQDESQVVTRIVRAENRGCGMSTRAMSRVVGARPGNPRDWPWMASVTPEGFEQYCGGVLITDRHVLTAAHCTRRWKAEDLFVRLGEYDLKRTNDSRTYNFRVVEIRQHEGYEMSNYHHDIAILKLHRAAVFNTYVWPICLPPMGLDLVDKIAIVIGWGTQFYGGPHSDVLLEVSVPVWEHNKCQESFTATVFDENMCAGGPEGGKDSCQGDSGGPLMYQMSSGRWAVVGVVSWGVRCGEPNHPGLYTRVDSYLPWIAENVVY, from the exons atgttatatattttactacttTATTTGGCTGTTTTGGGGACTGATGGAAAAGATTTACAAT CTTACTTGACGGACGCGTCATGGGAGGATGTGATCGCAGCGGGCGGCCTGCACATAGGCCATGGAAGGACCAAGAGATTTGTTGAGCTGAATACAACGCAG CCCAACATAGCCTACCAGCCGTGTTTCCTGCCAAACGGCAAACGTGGCCGTTGCCGGCATGTGCAACACTGTATGCTGCAGGAATTCAAGACTGACTTTATGAAGTACATGGACTATCTCTGTGTTATAAAACGCTC TTCCCTCGGCGCATGCTGTCCTGAGGACTTCAGCACAGGTCCCGAGGCGCTAGCCGGAGATCTACCTGCTACTGCCTCCCAGGACGAATCACAAGTTGTAACCAGGATAGTGCGCGCAGAGAACAGAG GATGTGGCATGAGTACGCGCGCGATGAGCCGCGTAGTGGGCGCGAGACCAGGCAACCCGCGGGACTGGCCTTGGATGGCGTCCGTCACGCCGGAGGGCTTTGAGCAGTACTGCGGCGGCGTGCTCATCACTGACAGACACGTGCTCACCGCTGCACACTGCACCAGGAG ATGGAAAGCAGAAGACCTGTTTGTGCGTTTAGGCGAATACGACTTGAAGCGCACCAACGATTCCCGCACTTATAACTTCCGTGTGGTAGAGATCCGACAGCACGAGGGCTACGAAATGTCCAACTATCATCACGACATCGCCATCCTGAAGTTGCACCGCGCCGCTGTCTTCAACACATACGTGTGGCCAATCTGTCTGCCTCCGATGGGACTTGACCTGGTTGATAAAATTGCTATTGTCATCG GGTGGGGTACTCAGTTCTACGGCGGGCCGCACAGTGACGTATTGCTCGAGGTGTCGGTACCCGTGTGGGAGCACAACAAGTGCCAAGAATCCTTCACTGCCACCGTCTTTGATGAGAACATGTGCGCTGGCGGACCAGAGGGCGGGAAAGACTCTTGTCAG GGCGACAGCGGGGGGCCGCTGATGTACCAGATGTCGAGCGGGCGCTGGGCGGTGGTGGGTGTGGTGTCGTGGGGTGTGCGATGTGGAGAACCCAACCACCCCGGACTCTACACTCGCGTCGACAGTTACCTACCATGGATCGCCGAAAACGTTGTGTACTAA